A DNA window from Desulfobulbaceae bacterium contains the following coding sequences:
- a CDS encoding extracellular solute-binding protein produces MKQRIILLIAVISLFLGQFSHALSQELVVYSARKEHLIKPLFDEYQKQTGVAVKFLTDKAPALLQRLKAEGKNTPADMLITVDAGNLWHAAQENVLQPVESAILQTNIPSHLRDIDSQWFGLSVRARTIVYNTSAVNPAELSSYEELATPKWKNRLLLRTSKKVYNQSLVAMVISEHGEEKASAIIKGWIDNLAANPFSDDTKVLESVAAGLGDVGIVNTYYFGRLMNKNPDLPLALFWPNQETSGTHVNISGAGITKHTKNRDEAVKLLEWLSSENAQNLFADINMEYPVNSKNLPHPTVAAWGLFKQNLTNLTNAGAMQKQAVMLMDKAGYK; encoded by the coding sequence ATGAAACAACGAATCATTTTGTTAATCGCAGTTATCAGCCTGTTTTTAGGACAGTTCTCGCATGCCTTGTCACAAGAGCTTGTTGTCTACTCTGCCCGAAAAGAACATCTCATAAAACCGCTTTTTGACGAATATCAAAAACAAACAGGGGTTGCGGTTAAATTTCTCACGGACAAGGCCCCTGCGCTACTTCAACGCCTTAAAGCTGAAGGAAAAAACACCCCGGCTGATATGCTGATCACAGTTGATGCGGGTAATTTGTGGCATGCAGCTCAGGAAAATGTTTTGCAACCTGTCGAATCTGCAATTTTACAAACCAATATTCCAAGCCACCTTCGAGATATTGACAGTCAATGGTTTGGGCTCTCAGTCCGAGCTCGAACCATTGTCTATAACACCAGTGCTGTAAATCCCGCTGAATTAAGTTCATATGAAGAGTTGGCGACGCCAAAATGGAAAAACCGCCTCTTACTTAGAACATCTAAAAAGGTCTATAATCAATCGCTTGTGGCAATGGTTATAAGTGAGCATGGCGAAGAAAAAGCCTCTGCAATTATTAAAGGATGGATCGATAACTTAGCCGCCAACCCTTTTTCAGATGACACGAAAGTCCTTGAAAGTGTTGCTGCGGGTCTTGGGGATGTCGGAATTGTTAATACCTATTATTTTGGCCGTTTGATGAATAAAAACCCAGATCTCCCCTTAGCTCTTTTCTGGCCAAATCAAGAAACATCAGGCACCCATGTTAACATCTCGGGCGCAGGTATCACCAAGCACACGAAAAATCGCGACGAAGCGGTTAAGCTCCTGGAGTGGTTGTCATCAGAAAATGCACAAAATCTTTTTGCCGATATTAATATGGAGTACCCTGTCAATAGTAAAAATCTGCCTCACCCCACCGTTGCTGCGTGGGGCCTCTTCAAGCAAAACCTCACTAATTTAACAAATGCAGGCGCTATGCAAAAACAAGCTGTCATGCTTATGGACAAGGCGGGATACAAATAG
- a CDS encoding transcriptional repressor yields the protein MVTATEAFKTFLKNKNLQQTAQRDLIVEEFVKAGRHVSVEELYSLVRKKEASIGQVTIFRTLKLLAEAKIAKPVNFGDKIVRYELKYGTQHHDHLVCTQCGAVIEVLDPKLERIQEQLCKKYKFAPSRHRLEIFGRCQDCQ from the coding sequence ATGGTCACAGCAACAGAAGCATTCAAAACATTTTTAAAAAATAAGAACCTGCAACAAACCGCGCAGCGGGATCTGATTGTCGAAGAGTTTGTTAAAGCAGGGCGTCATGTCAGTGTTGAAGAGCTCTATTCCCTGGTCAGAAAAAAAGAGGCGTCAATTGGTCAGGTCACTATATTCCGTACTCTTAAATTGCTGGCGGAGGCAAAAATTGCCAAGCCGGTTAATTTTGGAGATAAAATCGTCCGCTATGAATTAAAGTATGGCACTCAACACCACGATCACCTTGTTTGCACACAATGCGGGGCAGTTATCGAAGTACTTGACCCCAAACTCGAAAGAATCCAAGAACAACTCTGCAAAAAATATAAATTTGCCCCAAGTCGACATCGTTTAGAAATTTTTGGCAGGTGCCAAGATTGCCAATAG